The following proteins are co-located in the Acanthochromis polyacanthus isolate Apoly-LR-REF ecotype Palm Island chromosome 7, KAUST_Apoly_ChrSc, whole genome shotgun sequence genome:
- the rsph14 gene encoding LOW QUALITY PROTEIN: radial spoke head 14 homolog (The sequence of the model RefSeq protein was modified relative to this genomic sequence to represent the inferred CDS: inserted 2 bases in 2 codons; deleted 1 base in 1 codon) yields MDSTRAPVAFGRWDVPLLFGRLQQPEAAERLRSLASLCDLMRDPERLYRTVTGGFLEQLLDLLKDEDPSVRSRTCELLHLVTAHSIGRQAVLSSSLLPPLTQLLDDSSSSCRINTLRVLNRLALLPAGAESLLYLVPQLMLKLQQQDKDDGDDGDEEEVLLLSTISCCSRLDALPALASDGVSLLGRKLTRRSPEVRREAAASLMELRGKRQVCEGAVLPVLIGLLQDEDLDVRTNAAGVVMHAAIITEGKLRCLHLDVGSVLLDLLSRQPEEDERXPKALVLYSLRALTALAEAPGGRRLLLEQXPLLARRTEDRTGTSGGPLRTAVRVVTWTPETRTRTGTAAVIRKGFYSVTKCHIKTVQHTGNYHRDKV; encoded by the exons ATGGACTCGACCCGGGCTCCGGTGGCCTTCGGCCGGTGGGACGTTCCGCTGCTGTTCGGGCGGCTGCAGCAGCCGGAGGCCGCCGAGAGGCTCCGATCTCTGGCTTCACTCTGCGATCTGATGAGGGACCCGGAGCGGCTCTACCGGACCGTGACCGGCG GTTTTCTGGAGCAGCTTCTGGATCTGTTGAAGGATGAAGATCCGTCAGTCCGATCCAGAACCTGTGAGCTGCTTCACCTGGTGACGGCTCACAGCATCGGCAG acaggctgttctctcctcctccctcctccctccactAACTCAGCTCCTGGACGACTCCTCGTCCTCCTGTAGGATCAACACTCTCCGAGTTCTGAACCGCCTTGCTCTGCTGCCGGCAG GTGCAGAATCTCTCCTCTATCTGGTTCCTCAACTGATGCTGAAGCTCCAGCAGCAGGATAaagatgatggagatgatggGGATGAGGAAGAGGTCCTGCTGCTCTCCACCATCAGCTGCTGCTCCAGACTCGATGCTCTGCCGGCTCTGGCCTCAGACGGAGTCTCTCTGCTCGGCCGCAAACTGACCCGACGCTCCCCGGAGGTCCGCAGGGAGGCGGCGGCATCATTGATGGAGCTCAG GGGAAAGCGGCAGGTATGTGAGGGGGCGGTCCTTCCTGTCCTCATCGGTCTGCTGCAGGACGAAGACCTGGACGTTCGG ACCAACGCTGCCGGAGTCGTCATGCACGCGGCGATCATCACTGAAG GGAAGCTCCGCTGTCTGCACCTGGACGTTGGTTCGGTTCTGCTGGACCTTCTGTCCAGGCAGCCGGAGGAAGACGAGC GTCCGAAGGCCTTGGTCCTCTACTCGCTCAGAGCTCTGACGGCGCTGGCCGAAGCTCCAGGCGGCCGCCGCCTTCTGCTGGAGC CTCCCCTGCTGGCCAGGAGGACCGAGGACCGGACCGGGACATCAGGAGGGCCGCTCAGGACCGCCGTCAGGGTGGTGACCTGGACCCCtgaaaccagaaccaggacaggGACAGCAGCAGTTATCAGAAAAGGCTTCTACTCTGTAACCAAATGTCACATTAAAACTGTTCAGCACACAGGAAACTACCACAGAGACAAAGTCTGa
- the srp19 gene encoding signal recognition particle 19 kDa protein, which translates to MAHLTQNPADKERFICVYPIYINSKKTLAEGRRIPTEKAVENPSCAEIRDVLTAAGMNVYVENKMHPREWNRDVQFRGRVRVQMKQADGSLCQEKFTSRKDVMFYVAEMIPKLKTRTQKGGGSDTSSQQGEGGKKSKKKKK; encoded by the exons ATGGCTCATCTGACTCAAAATCCCGCCGACAAGGAGAG GTTCATCTGCGTCTATCCGATCTACATCAACAGTAAGAAGACGCTGGCTGAAGGTCGAAGGATCCCAACAGAGAAG GCCGTGGAGAACCCGTCCTGTGCTGAGATCAGAGATGTTCTGACAGCGGCAGGGATGAACGTCTACGTGGAG AACAAGATGCATCCCAGAGAGTGGAACCGGGACGTCCAGTTCAGAGGGAGGGTCCGAGTGCAGATGAAGCAGGCAGACGGCAGCTTGTGTCAGGAAAAGTTCACATCCC GTAAAGACGTGATGTTCTATGTAGCAGAGATGATCCCTAAACTAAAGACTCGGACTCAGAAGGGCGGTGGAAGCGACACGAGTTCTCAGCAGGGAGAAGGAGGCAAGAAgagcaagaaaaagaagaaatga